One window from the genome of Desulfuromonadales bacterium encodes:
- the mgtE gene encoding magnesium transporter, which produces MDQKLQMLLDTVRKLIRRGAYPNLTKVVAKSHPADVAHLFRYLDLKEQRILFNLIDDTETAAYVLSELDPATGAQLLEQIDKETITAVLQEMPYDDAVEIIRDMPEELAAEILGIMQDEHSEEIEQLLQYEEDTAGGIMSTEVFALNEDMTVKEAIEALQQAQDVEMVFYVYVTDEHGHLVGVLSLRQLLTVPPSTKLKNIMTKDVIRVRTDMDQEEVAQLVAKYNILAIPVVDEGNKLMGIITVDDVIDVLRQEATEDIYKMAGASEEEHLYGFRAFKIARLRLPWLVTNLFGGVITGYLMWLFRATLQEVIVLVSFIPVITGMGGNVGGQSATIVVRGFATGRIDLSTLRQVFYKELRVGMIMGAVCGVVVGLVAIGWHHNPYLGLVVGLAMVTAMTVAATMGVLATSFFKKVGIDPAIASSPFVQTANDITGILIYFGTATLFINFLR; this is translated from the coding sequence ATGGACCAAAAGCTGCAGATGCTCCTCGACACGGTCCGCAAGCTCATCCGCCGCGGCGCCTACCCCAACCTCACCAAGGTCGTCGCCAAGTCCCACCCCGCCGACGTTGCCCATCTGTTCCGCTATCTCGACCTCAAGGAACAGCGCATTCTCTTCAACCTTATCGACGACACCGAGACGGCGGCCTACGTCCTCTCCGAGCTCGATCCCGCCACCGGCGCCCAGCTCCTGGAGCAGATCGACAAGGAGACCATCACTGCCGTTCTCCAGGAAATGCCCTACGACGACGCCGTCGAGATCATCCGCGACATGCCCGAAGAACTCGCCGCGGAGATTCTCGGCATCATGCAGGACGAACACTCGGAGGAGATCGAACAGCTCCTGCAGTACGAGGAGGATACCGCCGGCGGCATCATGTCGACGGAAGTTTTCGCCCTGAACGAAGACATGACCGTCAAGGAGGCGATCGAAGCGCTGCAGCAGGCGCAGGACGTGGAGATGGTCTTTTACGTCTATGTCACCGACGAGCACGGCCACCTGGTGGGGGTGCTCTCCCTGCGGCAGCTGCTGACGGTCCCCCCCTCCACCAAGCTCAAGAACATCATGACCAAAGACGTCATCCGCGTGCGCACCGACATGGACCAGGAGGAGGTGGCGCAGCTGGTGGCCAAGTACAACATCCTCGCCATCCCCGTCGTCGACGAGGGGAACAAGCTGATGGGGATCATCACCGTCGACGACGTCATCGACGTTCTGCGCCAGGAGGCGACCGAGGACATCTACAAGATGGCCGGTGCCAGCGAGGAGGAGCATCTCTACGGCTTCCGGGCGTTCAAGATCGCCCGCCTGCGCCTGCCCTGGCTGGTGACCAACCTCTTCGGCGGGGTGATCACCGGCTATCTGATGTGGCTGTTCAGGGCCACTCTCCAGGAAGTCATCGTTCTGGTCTCCTTCATCCCGGTCATCACCGGCATGGGGGGGAACGTCGGCGGCCAGTCGGCGACCATCGTCGTGCGCGGCTTCGCAACCGGCCGCATCGACCTATCCACGCTGCGCCAGGTTTTTTACAAGGAGCTGCGGGTCGGCATGATCATGGGCGCGGTCTGCGGGGTGGTGGTCGGTCTGGTTGCCATCGGCTGGCATCATAACCCCTACCTGGGACTGGTGGTCGGCCTGGCGATGGTGACGGCCATGACCGTCGCCGCCACCATGGGGGTGCTCGCCACCTCCTTCTTCAAGAAGGTCGGCATCGACCCGGCCATCGCCTCCAGCCCCTTCGTGCAGACTGCCAACGACATCACCGGCATCCTCATCTATTTCGGCACGGCGACCCTGTTCATCAATTTCCTGCGGTAA